DNA sequence from the Hyalangium minutum genome:
CAGCATCCCCCGCCATATGGTGGCCTTCTCCATCCCCATGCTCGTGGGGAGCTTCCTGCAAACAGCTTACAGCTTCGTCAACGCCATCTGGGTCGGCCAGTTTCTGGGCACCGCCGCCCTGGCCACGGTGACGGTGAGCTTCCCCGTCATCTTCGTCCTGGCCGCCATCGGCATGGGGCTCACGATGGCGACCAACATCCTCGTGTCGCAGAACTATGGCGCCAAACGGATGGACGCACTGCGCCAAGTCGTCGACAGCTCCACGGTGCTGATCTACAGCCTGGCCATCGTGCTCACGGTGCTGGGAGAGCTGCTCGCTCCGAGCATCCTGCGCGCCATGGACACGCCCGAGGACATCTTCGAGCCCTCCGTGAGCTACCTACGGGTCTTCTTGCTCACCCTTCCCTTCAGCTTCGGGGTGTTCGTCATCCGGAGCATGCTCCAAGGGGTGGGCGACTCGAAGACGCCGCTCTACTTCCAGGTCGGCTCCCTCCTCGCCACCACGGCGCTCGATCCGGTGCTGATGTTCGGATGGCTGGGGCTCCCGAAGCTGGGCCTGGTCGGCACGGCGTGGGCCTCCCTGGTCTCCCAGATTGGGCTGCTCTTGGCCCTGATCGTCTGGCTCCGCAGGAAGAAAAGCCCTGTGGCTCCGGCCTGGCCGCGCTTGAGCCACCTGGGGCCGGTCACCTGGCAGACGCTGCGGATTGGCCTGCCCTCGTCCGTGCAGCAGTCCTTCATCTCCATTGGCATCGTGCTGGTCACCGGCATCGT
Encoded proteins:
- a CDS encoding MATE family efflux transporter, with the protein product MSPGFGRDLTTGSIPRHMVAFSIPMLVGSFLQTAYSFVNAIWVGQFLGTAALATVTVSFPVIFVLAAIGMGLTMATNILVSQNYGAKRMDALRQVVDSSTVLIYSLAIVLTVLGELLAPSILRAMDTPEDIFEPSVSYLRVFLLTLPFSFGVFVIRSMLQGVGDSKTPLYFQVGSLLATTALDPVLMFGWLGLPKLGLVGTAWASLVSQIGLLLALIVWLRRKKSPVAPAWPRLSHLGPVTWQTLRIGLPSSVQQSFISIGIVLVTGIVNGFGEVATAAFGAASRIDQIAFMPAMTFGMAISTLAGQNLGAGHHHRVKEIFWWGCLFSGGITLIISVVAVLFPEALLRIFVKDAPVLELGVSYLHIVGACYVFFALLFVSNGIINGAGHTLTTTVFSLISLWVVRVPGAYWLSRSLGHVRGVWYALSLSFLVSFFVSMAYYFSGRWRKPIAKKAPGPAAPDPAEVFGHETGEA